A window of Methanolobus sediminis contains these coding sequences:
- the ilvC gene encoding ketol-acid reductoisomerase, which yields MAQMYYDNDADLNLLKGKKIAVMGYGSQGHAQAQNLHDSGLDVTVGLRAGSRRWKQAEEDGLKVMTVAEAAKMADVIQILLPDETQAQVYYNEIEPGLEAGNAIVFSHGFNIHYNQIIPQKDIDVYMVAPKSPGHLVRRTYVDGAGVPGLVAVYQDATGKAMDLALAHAKGVGCTRAGVYKTSFREETETDLFGEQVDLCGGVASLIKTSFEVLVEAGYQPEMAYFETCHELKLIVDLIHEGGLDKMWYSVSNTAEYGGMTVGPKVINELSREAMYEALDRIQNGEFAREFVLEGKANRPVLTAMERQDREHPLEVIGKEIRAKMPWLNSELNEK from the coding sequence ATGGCACAAATGTATTATGATAACGATGCAGACCTTAACTTGCTTAAAGGTAAAAAGATCGCAGTAATGGGTTACGGAAGCCAGGGACATGCACAGGCACAGAACCTGCATGACTCAGGACTTGATGTAACAGTTGGTCTTAGAGCAGGCAGCAGACGCTGGAAACAGGCAGAGGAAGATGGCCTTAAGGTCATGACCGTTGCAGAAGCAGCAAAGATGGCAGATGTCATCCAGATCCTCCTCCCTGATGAGACACAGGCACAGGTCTACTACAATGAGATCGAGCCAGGACTTGAAGCAGGTAACGCGATCGTATTCTCACACGGATTCAACATCCACTACAACCAGATCATCCCACAGAAGGACATCGATGTCTACATGGTAGCTCCAAAGAGCCCTGGACACCTTGTCAGAAGAACATACGTTGATGGTGCTGGAGTTCCAGGTCTTGTAGCAGTCTACCAGGATGCAACAGGAAAAGCAATGGACCTTGCACTTGCACATGCAAAGGGTGTAGGATGTACCCGTGCAGGAGTCTACAAGACATCATTCCGCGAGGAAACCGAGACTGACCTCTTTGGTGAGCAGGTAGACCTCTGTGGTGGTGTCGCTTCACTCATCAAGACTTCCTTTGAAGTACTTGTTGAAGCAGGTTACCAGCCTGAGATGGCATACTTCGAGACATGCCACGAGCTTAAGCTCATCGTCGACCTTATTCACGAGGGCGGACTTGACAAGATGTGGTACTCAGTATCCAACACTGCAGAATACGGCGGAATGACCGTAGGTCCAAAGGTCATCAACGAGCTTTCCAGAGAAGCTATGTACGAAGCTCTTGACAGGATCCAGAACGGAGAATTCGCCCGTGAATTCGTACTCGAAGGCAAGGCTAACAGGCCAGTCCTTACCGCAATGGAGAGACAGGACAGGGAACACCCACTGGAAGTCATTGGTAAGGAAATCAGAGCTAAGATGCCATGGCTTAACAGTGAGCTTAACGAAAAGTAG
- a CDS encoding nitroreductase family protein → MPEVIDTILSRRSIRKYTEEAVSDEDIITILESARWAPSGLNNQPWKFIVIKDKGNMEKLADCTHYSKIIRNAPLLIAVYLDTETMYNKTKDIQAIGAAIQNMLLACCDLGLGAVWLGEILNQSDKVNLILNCPDSLELMAVLAIGKPADSGKSPSRKELQDIVFSEEYGEKF, encoded by the coding sequence ATGCCTGAAGTAATTGACACAATCCTTTCAAGAAGAAGTATCAGAAAATATACAGAAGAAGCAGTATCTGATGAAGATATCATAACTATACTTGAATCCGCAAGGTGGGCACCGTCCGGCTTGAATAACCAGCCATGGAAGTTCATAGTCATCAAGGACAAGGGAAACATGGAAAAACTTGCGGACTGTACACATTATTCTAAAATAATCCGGAATGCACCCCTGCTAATAGCAGTTTACCTTGACACTGAAACTATGTACAACAAAACAAAGGATATACAGGCCATCGGTGCAGCTATACAGAACATGTTGCTTGCCTGCTGTGACCTAGGACTTGGTGCAGTATGGCTGGGAGAGATACTGAACCAGTCAGATAAAGTTAACTTGATTCTCAATTGTCCTGATTCTCTGGAGCTAATGGCAGTACTTGCAATTGGCAAACCTGCTGACAGCGGTAAAAGTCCATCCCGCAAAGAACTTCAAGATATTGTTTTCAGTGAAGAATACGGAGAAAAGTTTTGA
- a CDS encoding (R)-citramalate synthase — MLFENVRFLDTTLRDGEQTPGVALTSKDKVDIATKLDELGVNVIEAGSAITSEGERESIRAVVAEGLNAEICSYCRIMKPDVDYALACDVDSIHLVAPVSDLHINVKLKKDREAVRKMAIETTEYAKEHGLIVELSGEDASRADVDFLKSLYNDGVDAGADRLCYCDTIGLLVPEKAELIFSDICSAVKAPVSIHCHNDFGLGTANTIAALRGGAQQAHVTINGIGERAGNTALEEVVMTIEWLYKHKTGINTKEIFKTSRLVSRLTGIPVAPNKALTGGNAFTHEAGIHVHGLLADTATYEPIKPEVLGRERKIVLGKHAGKSSVTLAVKEMGFEVDDSQLHEILNRVKELGDHGKKVTDADLQAITDTVLNIQREAKVVLEEYTVVSGNRVTPTASVKLKVEGKEVVEAGIGDGPVDAAFASIKKGISGIADVQLEEYHVDAISGGTDALVEVLVKLSKDGKMVTSRGSRTDIVMASVEAVLNGINRLI, encoded by the coding sequence ATATTATTCGAAAATGTCCGGTTTTTAGACACAACTCTTAGAGACGGCGAACAGACACCAGGCGTAGCGCTTACCAGCAAGGATAAGGTAGACATTGCCACTAAGCTTGATGAGCTTGGCGTTAATGTCATCGAAGCGGGCTCAGCCATCACCTCAGAAGGTGAAAGAGAATCCATAAGAGCCGTTGTTGCTGAAGGATTGAACGCAGAGATCTGCAGCTATTGCAGGATCATGAAACCAGATGTGGATTATGCACTGGCATGCGATGTCGATTCAATTCACCTTGTGGCACCTGTATCTGACTTACACATCAATGTGAAGCTCAAGAAGGACAGGGAAGCTGTCAGGAAGATGGCTATTGAGACCACAGAATATGCAAAGGAACATGGTCTTATTGTAGAACTCAGCGGTGAAGACGCCTCCAGAGCAGATGTTGACTTCCTCAAGTCATTATATAATGACGGAGTTGATGCAGGTGCAGACAGACTATGTTATTGCGACACTATAGGATTACTTGTACCTGAAAAGGCAGAACTTATTTTCAGTGATATCTGCTCAGCAGTAAAGGCACCGGTCAGTATTCACTGCCACAATGACTTTGGTCTTGGAACTGCCAATACAATAGCAGCCTTAAGAGGAGGAGCACAGCAGGCCCACGTGACCATTAACGGAATAGGTGAAAGAGCCGGAAATACTGCGCTGGAAGAAGTTGTGATGACCATTGAATGGTTATACAAACACAAGACCGGAATTAACACAAAAGAGATCTTCAAGACCTCAAGACTCGTAAGCAGACTCACAGGCATACCTGTAGCACCTAACAAAGCACTTACAGGCGGTAATGCATTTACCCATGAGGCAGGTATTCACGTACATGGATTACTGGCTGACACGGCAACATATGAGCCAATAAAGCCAGAGGTACTTGGAAGAGAAAGGAAGATCGTCCTTGGAAAACATGCAGGTAAGAGTTCTGTTACCCTTGCTGTAAAAGAAATGGGATTTGAGGTTGATGATTCCCAGTTGCATGAGATACTTAACCGTGTAAAGGAACTGGGAGACCACGGCAAGAAAGTAACCGATGCAGACCTGCAGGCAATCACTGATACTGTCCTCAATATACAGAGAGAAGCAAAAGTAGTCCTTGAAGAATATACAGTAGTGTCAGGTAATAGGGTTACACCTACTGCATCCGTTAAACTTAAGGTAGAAGGGAAAGAGGTCGTAGAAGCAGGTATTGGAGACGGACCCGTGGATGCTGCTTTTGCAAGCATCAAGAAGGGAATATCCGGCATTGCTGATGTTCAGCTTGAAGAATATCACGTCGATGCGATCAGCGGTGGTACTGATGCCTTAGTAGAAGTACTTGTGAAACTCTCAAAGGATGGAAAGATGGTCACATCCAGAGGATCACGCACCGACATAGTAATGGCATCCGTGGAAGCTGTTCTTAACGGAATAAACCGCCTTATCTGA
- a CDS encoding M42 family metallopeptidase: protein MEELITKLSNAHGISGSEGNIRNILEEELKPYVDEMRTDKMGNLIAVRKGEGPSIMLAAHMDEIGLMVKYIDDNGFLKFVKIGGWYDPTLHSQRVIVHTTKGPIPGVIGSKPPHVMKPEDRKKPPEAKDMFIDIGAKDKEDAMNMGIIVGTPVSMDREVKKLANGKITGKAFDNRAGCAIMIDAMRQIAELDIKATIYAVGTVQEEVGLKGARTSAFGLDPDIAIAIDTTIPGDHPGMSKNESSLDTGKGGVITIADAAGRGIIASPQVIKWLIETAEKNEIAYQTDVGDGGTTDATAIHLTREGIPSTVLSVATRYIHSPVEVLDLADLQSCSDLIAKAALSVNDYF from the coding sequence ATGGAAGAACTAATTACAAAATTATCAAATGCTCATGGAATATCCGGTAGTGAAGGAAATATAAGAAATATTCTTGAGGAAGAACTCAAACCCTACGTCGACGAGATGAGAACTGACAAAATGGGAAATCTCATAGCTGTCAGAAAAGGTGAAGGACCTTCAATAATGCTTGCTGCACACATGGATGAAATTGGCCTGATGGTCAAGTACATCGATGATAATGGTTTCCTCAAATTTGTAAAGATAGGGGGATGGTATGACCCTACACTGCATAGCCAGAGAGTTATTGTCCATACCACAAAAGGCCCCATACCAGGTGTTATAGGATCAAAACCACCACATGTTATGAAACCTGAAGACAGGAAGAAACCACCTGAAGCAAAAGATATGTTCATTGACATTGGTGCAAAGGACAAAGAAGATGCCATGAACATGGGCATAATCGTTGGCACACCTGTTTCCATGGACCGTGAAGTAAAGAAACTTGCAAATGGCAAGATAACTGGTAAAGCATTCGACAACAGGGCAGGATGTGCAATTATGATTGATGCCATGCGCCAGATAGCAGAGCTTGATATCAAGGCAACCATCTATGCTGTTGGAACCGTACAGGAAGAGGTTGGTCTTAAAGGAGCACGTACTTCAGCTTTCGGACTTGATCCCGATATTGCAATAGCAATTGACACCACAATTCCAGGAGATCACCCGGGCATGAGCAAGAATGAATCCTCACTTGACACAGGAAAAGGTGGTGTTATAACAATAGCTGATGCAGCAGGAAGAGGAATTATCGCTTCACCACAAGTTATCAAATGGCTCATAGAAACTGCTGAAAAGAATGAGATTGCATACCAGACAGACGTAGGGGATGGCGGTACAACCGATGCAACGGCAATCCACCTTACAAGAGAGGGAATCCCATCCACAGTGCTCAGTGTTGCAACAAGATATATCCACTCACCTGTGGAAGTTCTTGACCTTGCAGACCTGCAGAGCTGCTCAGACCTTATTGCAAAGGCGGCTCTCAGCGTAAATGACTATTTTTAA
- the thiC gene encoding phosphomethylpyrimidine synthase ThiC, whose amino-acid sequence MTLMEDAKKGKITPQMEAVARDEGIDAKTICSCVANGTISIPNNPVRDCRVVGIGKYLSTKVNANIGTSRDYINIDEEVEKAKTAETFGADALMDLSTGGDLDLIRKKIMDAVNIPIGSVPIYQAAASQKAVVDMTSDDMFNAVRKHAKDGIDFVTIHAAVNQDALKRIKQGNRITDIVSRGGSFTLAWMLHNGEDNPFYAEYDYLMEIAYEYDMAISLGDGMRPGCIHDASDGPSFMEFITLGELVKRTREANIQCFVEGPGHVPIDEVELSVKGMKNLCHNAPLYLLGPLVTDIAPGYDHITGAIGGTFAGMCGTDFLCMTTPAEHLALPTNDDIREGTIVTKIAAHAADLTKEGQRERARAIDNKMAHARKNLDWDTQFKLAIDGEKAKKIRDSRNTGSEACSMCGDLCAMKIVSKALEEEKKK is encoded by the coding sequence ATGACACTAATGGAAGATGCTAAAAAAGGCAAGATCACACCCCAGATGGAAGCCGTTGCCAGGGATGAAGGCATTGACGCTAAGACCATCTGTTCATGTGTTGCCAACGGGACTATAAGTATCCCGAACAACCCTGTAAGGGACTGCAGGGTCGTAGGTATAGGAAAATACCTCAGTACTAAAGTAAATGCTAATATCGGAACATCCCGGGATTACATCAATATCGATGAGGAAGTTGAGAAGGCAAAGACTGCAGAAACCTTTGGTGCGGATGCGCTTATGGACCTCTCAACCGGCGGAGACCTTGACCTTATCAGGAAAAAGATAATGGATGCAGTGAACATCCCGATAGGTTCCGTACCAATCTATCAGGCAGCAGCCTCCCAGAAAGCTGTCGTTGATATGACATCCGATGACATGTTCAATGCTGTACGCAAACATGCAAAGGACGGCATTGATTTTGTTACAATTCATGCCGCTGTGAACCAGGATGCCCTTAAGAGAATAAAGCAGGGCAACAGGATAACTGATATTGTCAGTCGCGGTGGCTCATTTACCCTTGCATGGATGCTGCATAACGGAGAAGATAATCCATTCTATGCAGAATATGATTACCTTATGGAAATTGCCTATGAATACGATATGGCAATCAGCCTTGGGGATGGTATGAGACCTGGATGCATCCACGATGCTTCTGACGGACCTTCATTTATGGAATTCATAACCCTTGGCGAGCTTGTCAAGAGAACAAGGGAAGCAAACATCCAGTGTTTCGTGGAAGGTCCGGGACATGTTCCAATAGATGAAGTAGAACTCAGTGTAAAGGGAATGAAGAATCTATGCCATAATGCACCGCTGTATCTTCTTGGCCCTCTTGTAACCGACATTGCACCCGGATATGACCATATAACAGGAGCCATAGGTGGAACATTTGCAGGCATGTGCGGCACAGACTTCCTGTGTATGACAACACCGGCAGAACACCTTGCACTGCCAACAAATGATGACATCCGTGAAGGAACAATTGTTACAAAGATTGCTGCCCATGCTGCCGACCTTACAAAGGAAGGACAGAGAGAACGTGCACGGGCAATTGATAATAAAATGGCACATGCACGCAAGAATCTTGACTGGGATACACAATTCAAACTTGCAATCGATGGTGAGAAGGCAAAGAAAATAAGAGACAGCAGGAACACCGGCAGTGAAGCCTGTTCCATGTGCGGTGATCTTTGTGCCATGAAAATTGTGAGCAAGGCACTTGAAGAAGAGAAGAAAAAGTAA
- the ilvN gene encoding acetolactate synthase small subunit — protein sequence MRHTLAVLVENKYGVLSRVAGMFSRRGYNIDSLTVGVTDDPTISRMTIVVMGDDEVLEQVMKQLNKLIDVIRVTDLKSEESVERELALIKVNSDVTNRSEIMQIADIFRARIIDVASKSMIIEVTGDDGKITAIEQLLRPFGIKEMVRTGKVALRRGQKSS from the coding sequence ATGAGACATACACTTGCAGTTCTGGTCGAGAACAAATACGGAGTACTCTCAAGAGTCGCAGGAATGTTCTCCAGAAGAGGTTATAACATTGACAGTCTTACAGTAGGAGTCACCGATGACCCTACAATTTCCCGCATGACCATTGTAGTCATGGGAGATGATGAAGTACTGGAACAGGTTATGAAGCAGCTTAACAAGCTCATCGATGTGATCAGGGTCACAGACCTTAAATCCGAGGAATCTGTTGAAAGAGAACTGGCTTTGATAAAGGTCAACTCAGATGTAACAAACCGTTCCGAGATCATGCAGATAGCAGATATATTCCGCGCCCGTATCATTGATGTTGCTTCAAAATCCATGATTATTGAAGTAACTGGTGACGATGGCAAAATCACTGCGATCGAGCAGTTGCTCAGGCCGTTCGGAATAAAGGAAATGGTGAGAACCGGAAAGGTTGCACTTAGAAGAGGACAGAAGAGTTCTTAA
- a CDS encoding DNA topoisomerase I — MSIVVFTEKNKAASQIASILSGGHFNRASVESIPVYDFKMNGKEWRIMGLAGHIMGYDFPEQFNNWRECDPAVLLDTPPVKNVTKKPYAAAISLLASGAEEVVLACDFDREGENIGFEAKEIAERVASLPVKRARFSSLSASEIKNAFSNLVEPDYNMAMSAEARQILDLKMGAAFTRFMTLSVREKARTKGVISIGPCQTPTCGFVYEREKLIKNFKSKDFWKIEALLNSKGADFTGVHRAGNIHEKEKANEIFARIKDCKTGLVDKKSVKEARTNPPYPLNTTEFLKRASKFLGVSPEEALETAEQLYLSGFTSYPRTETNKYADDFDFKSKLVAFSSGIYQKYALTILSAGEITCRNGTKDGHDHPPIHPIKAASKDDIEKGVRMPNAWKIYDLVVRHFLANLMESAIFEKTRLEILVGGEIFDVTGSILTNPGWLDVYPFETKNDKLLPLIEEKDEVAVKELKNTKSETTPPKRLTEAELLTLMDKHGIGTKATAPSHIETNKKRGYFETKGKTIAILDTGFTLMDTLDATVPILVQPEIRARIESLIQDVEDGKKSLESALSEGTTLIKQMYSQLTSSKDAIAARMAGTIVDEQVATDKKNFVGTCPECGRMLHMIKTEKGRFVGCTGYPECKNTYPLPKAGVLTVLRSQQCEKGGVAVMKVGNKYNWAVGIGPCFTCDLEKKCFPPEIVGPCPVCDGSMFLITTKDSRFLGCTNRCGHTQSVPKSGRLTILDRLCEHCGWHILRVKEQKQDAEEFCANRKCSGK, encoded by the coding sequence ATGTCCATAGTCGTATTCACGGAAAAAAACAAAGCAGCTTCCCAGATAGCAAGTATTCTCAGCGGAGGGCACTTTAACCGGGCTTCGGTGGAAAGCATTCCTGTTTATGACTTTAAGATGAACGGCAAAGAATGGAGGATAATGGGACTTGCCGGTCACATCATGGGTTATGATTTCCCGGAACAGTTCAACAACTGGCGTGAATGTGACCCGGCTGTCCTTCTGGATACACCTCCTGTGAAGAATGTTACAAAAAAACCATATGCTGCTGCAATATCACTTCTTGCAAGCGGCGCTGAAGAAGTTGTCCTTGCATGCGACTTTGACAGGGAAGGGGAGAATATCGGATTTGAAGCAAAGGAAATTGCTGAAAGGGTGGCTTCACTGCCGGTCAAAAGAGCACGATTCTCATCACTTTCTGCCAGTGAGATCAAAAACGCTTTTTCAAACCTTGTTGAACCTGACTATAATATGGCAATGTCAGCAGAAGCCAGACAGATTCTTGATCTTAAAATGGGTGCAGCGTTTACCCGCTTCATGACATTGTCCGTAAGGGAGAAAGCTCGTACCAAAGGGGTTATCTCAATTGGTCCGTGCCAGACTCCTACTTGTGGTTTTGTTTATGAGAGGGAGAAACTGATCAAAAACTTCAAGTCAAAGGACTTCTGGAAAATAGAAGCACTTTTAAATTCAAAAGGTGCGGATTTCACCGGTGTTCACAGGGCCGGAAACATTCATGAAAAAGAAAAGGCTAATGAGATCTTTGCTCGCATAAAGGATTGCAAGACCGGTCTTGTGGATAAGAAGAGCGTAAAAGAGGCTCGTACTAATCCTCCTTATCCGTTGAATACAACTGAGTTTCTCAAAAGAGCTTCCAAGTTCCTGGGTGTTAGTCCTGAGGAAGCTCTGGAAACAGCAGAGCAGCTATATCTTTCAGGATTTACGAGTTATCCGAGGACAGAGACTAACAAATATGCTGATGATTTTGATTTTAAATCCAAACTGGTAGCTTTCTCATCAGGTATCTACCAGAAATATGCACTGACAATCCTCTCCGCAGGTGAGATTACTTGCCGGAACGGGACTAAAGATGGGCATGACCACCCGCCTATTCACCCAATTAAGGCAGCATCAAAAGATGACATCGAAAAGGGTGTCAGAATGCCGAATGCGTGGAAAATCTACGATCTTGTTGTGAGACATTTTCTTGCAAATCTTATGGAGTCTGCCATATTTGAGAAAACCCGATTGGAAATCCTTGTTGGTGGCGAGATATTTGATGTAACAGGTTCAATTCTGACAAATCCGGGCTGGCTTGATGTTTATCCTTTTGAAACCAAAAATGACAAACTACTGCCTTTGATCGAGGAAAAGGACGAGGTTGCTGTAAAGGAACTAAAGAATACAAAATCCGAAACCACTCCTCCTAAAAGACTCACAGAGGCTGAACTTCTTACTCTGATGGATAAGCATGGTATTGGTACCAAAGCCACGGCTCCAAGTCATATAGAAACCAACAAGAAAAGAGGGTATTTCGAAACTAAAGGTAAGACTATTGCTATTCTGGATACTGGCTTTACTCTGATGGATACGCTGGATGCCACGGTTCCTATACTTGTACAGCCTGAGATTAGGGCTCGTATTGAATCACTCATACAGGATGTGGAAGATGGGAAGAAATCACTCGAGTCTGCTCTTTCAGAAGGAACAACTCTGATAAAGCAGATGTATTCTCAGCTAACATCAAGCAAAGATGCAATTGCTGCCAGAATGGCAGGTACTATTGTGGATGAGCAGGTTGCTACGGATAAGAAGAACTTTGTTGGCACCTGCCCTGAATGTGGAAGAATGCTGCACATGATCAAGACTGAAAAAGGACGCTTCGTAGGTTGCACTGGATATCCTGAATGTAAGAATACTTATCCCCTGCCAAAGGCAGGTGTGCTTACTGTTCTGCGCTCTCAGCAGTGTGAAAAAGGTGGTGTTGCGGTAATGAAGGTGGGCAACAAGTATAACTGGGCTGTGGGAATTGGTCCATGTTTTACCTGTGATCTGGAAAAGAAATGTTTTCCGCCAGAAATTGTAGGTCCGTGTCCGGTCTGTGACGGTTCGATGTTCCTGATCACTACAAAAGATTCCCGCTTCCTTGGTTGTACTAACAGATGCGGGCACACACAATCTGTGCCTAAATCAGGTAGACTTACTATACTTGACAGGTTATGTGAACACTGTGGGTGGCATATACTTCGTGTCAAGGAACAAAAACAAGATGCTGAGGAGTTTTGTGCTAATAGGAAATGTTCTGGTAAATAG
- a CDS encoding acetolactate synthase large subunit: protein MTESTEKMTGARALIECLYREGVDTIFGYPGGVLLPIYDELYDADIRHILVRHEQAAAHAAEGYARATGKTGVCIATSGPGATNLVTGIANAYMDSIPMVVFTGQVPSSLLGNDAFQEANITGITMPITKHNYLVQDANELPKVIKEAFHIASTGRPGPVLVDLPKDITVQEIDFYYPDKVDLRGYKPTYQGNLQQVKRAASAIKESKNPVIYAGGGVISSDASKELRELAEKIKAPVTTTLTGMGGFPVEHELFLGMPGMHGAKYANYAIQESDLLIAVGARFDDRVTGKLKAFASNAKIIHIDIDPAEISKNVKVDIPIVGDAKWILQKLLKYAEPAQSEKWLDRIAHWKKVHPLHYVEPATGDGIKPQYIIEQITEACKDAIIVTEVGQHQMWAAQYFKFSEPRTFITSGGLGTMGYGFPASIGAKIARPDKVVFDIAGDGSFQMNSQELATAVQENVPVIVAVFNNGYLGMVRQWQELFHNRRYSATCIQNSVDFVKLAEAYGALGLRATKRDEVRPVIEEAIASGRPTVIDFVVEEEENVSPMVPAGAAINEILDLERKE from the coding sequence ATGACTGAATCGACGGAAAAAATGACAGGTGCCCGAGCCCTCATCGAGTGCCTGTACAGAGAAGGCGTAGACACCATATTCGGATATCCCGGCGGTGTACTGCTCCCCATATATGACGAACTTTATGACGCGGACATCCGTCACATACTTGTCCGCCACGAACAGGCTGCTGCCCACGCAGCAGAAGGGTATGCAAGGGCAACAGGAAAGACCGGAGTCTGTATTGCAACTTCCGGACCTGGTGCAACAAATCTTGTAACCGGAATTGCAAACGCATACATGGACTCCATACCAATGGTGGTTTTCACCGGACAGGTACCAAGCAGTCTTTTAGGTAACGATGCATTCCAGGAAGCAAATATCACAGGCATTACAATGCCAATCACAAAGCACAATTACCTTGTACAGGATGCAAATGAACTTCCAAAGGTCATCAAGGAAGCATTCCACATAGCATCCACTGGTAGGCCAGGACCGGTACTCGTTGACCTTCCTAAAGATATTACAGTACAGGAAATTGACTTCTACTACCCTGACAAAGTTGATCTTAGAGGCTACAAACCAACATACCAGGGCAACCTGCAGCAGGTGAAAAGAGCTGCTTCTGCAATTAAAGAATCAAAGAATCCTGTGATCTATGCTGGTGGCGGTGTCATAAGTTCCGATGCAAGTAAAGAACTACGCGAACTTGCAGAGAAAATAAAGGCACCTGTGACTACAACCCTTACAGGTATGGGAGGATTCCCTGTTGAACATGAGCTTTTCCTTGGGATGCCAGGAATGCACGGTGCAAAATATGCAAACTATGCCATACAGGAATCTGATCTTCTTATTGCAGTAGGTGCAAGGTTCGATGACAGAGTTACCGGAAAACTCAAAGCTTTTGCATCCAACGCAAAGATCATCCACATAGACATTGACCCGGCAGAGATATCAAAGAATGTCAAAGTAGACATTCCAATAGTAGGAGATGCAAAATGGATTCTCCAGAAACTTCTGAAATATGCAGAACCTGCACAGTCTGAAAAATGGCTTGACAGGATTGCACACTGGAAGAAAGTCCATCCACTTCATTATGTCGAACCTGCAACAGGTGACGGAATCAAACCTCAGTACATTATAGAGCAGATAACTGAAGCCTGCAAAGATGCTATTATAGTTACTGAAGTCGGACAGCACCAGATGTGGGCTGCACAGTACTTCAAATTCAGTGAGCCAAGGACATTTATCACATCAGGCGGACTTGGAACAATGGGTTACGGATTCCCTGCATCTATCGGTGCAAAGATAGCAAGACCTGACAAGGTTGTCTTTGACATTGCAGGTGATGGTTCATTCCAGATGAACTCACAGGAACTTGCGACTGCAGTTCAGGAGAATGTACCGGTCATTGTTGCTGTTTTCAATAACGGATACCTTGGAATGGTAAGGCAGTGGCAGGAACTTTTCCACAACAGAAGGTATTCTGCAACCTGCATCCAGAACAGCGTTGACTTTGTTAAACTTGCAGAAGCATACGGTGCACTGGGACTCAGAGCCACCAAGCGTGATGAAGTACGCCCTGTAATAGAAGAGGCTATTGCATCAGGCAGGCCAACAGTCATTGACTTTGTTGTTGAAGAGGAGGAGAACGTATCCCCAATGGTACCGGCAGGTGCTGCTATCAACGAAATACTTGACCTGGAGAGGAAAGAATGA